Genomic segment of Populus nigra chromosome 6, ddPopNigr1.1, whole genome shotgun sequence:
AAAAAGTGCAAAGTGTTTTATTTGGCTGTCTTTTGTACGTGTTCCCGTTGATTAAGTTAGAGAGAAGCACTTTATTTTGATGAGTGGGAGAGATAGGGGAATTGGTTCCGACAAACAACAACAGAAAAATGATTAGTGCGAAACGAGGAGTAACATATAGTGCTAGAGGGGTAGAGGCTATGGAGAAATATAGGGCACGCGTGAAATCTAGGCCACCCAAGATTTCCGTCCCTTTTCTCCTGTCTGCTGCACTCTGCACTGCACACCACATTTATCGTTATTGCAAATTGCCCCGTAGTGGAAGATCACCAAACATGGCCGCGGACAAAATGGGTGGGAAAAAAGAACTAATCATAGGAATTGAGATAGCATCATCTGCGCTTAACATTCTAGATGCCCAATCATAGGAGGCCCACCAGGCAATCAATCACTATGCAATTACTGCAAACTGTGAGAGTTGCTGGTGTCGGAGGTCGGAGTTCGGCATGGTTTGACACATGATAAAGGGAAATTCTGCTAACACGTAGTTGCTGCGAGTATGTAACCAAAATTACAAGCAACAGACTTCTGTCGCCATATTTTACTAAAATCACTCCTTATTCCCCAAAACTCGAAGATTGTTTTCTCGCGAATAAAAATAACCAAGGGAATGTTTGTTTGGTGtaaaagtgtttatttttagagagaaaaattcataacaactttttcttggttgttttttaaaaaatattttattaaaaaaaactggtcaatatttaaaattaatttttaaaaacttccataaaatttagtaaaatattttataaataataatttacttcTAATATCATTCAAATATTTCAATCACAATCTTCATTTTAATCTAATTaccatctttttctttattactaCCTATCttttatcatcttcatcatttccttttttattattattattttttttcattattatcacAACTATCTCACCATTACCACTTTCTCTTTTATTACCTTTATGATCCTCTTACAATCATCATCCTCATCTCACCACTACGAACAATCACCACCATCTTTTTCtctatcactattattattattgaaaaatatctttagaattaaacattgaaattacttataaaacattttaaggaaaaatattttttatctgtaAAATACTTTTAGGCAAAACAAATACACCTGAATGCAGGCATAGAGCTTGTGCATCTGCCGTGATAAACGTTAGTCGAACAACGGAAGTCTAGCATTCCGATTCATTTCCaatattttggttaaaaaatgagGTATGGTACATAAATGATCCAGCTGGATCCCACCTTTCCTATCCCGCGGCTGTGCTTGCTAggtgatttaataaaaaaaacggTTGGTTTGCAAGCGTCTCATTCATTCATGAACGGACAGTTGTTTCTCCGTGTGAATAATGGACACGCAATGGGAAATCCATCAGTCCTATAGGGGCACAACTTGCCTGGCCCATGGATCAGGCCAGGAGACCATGCTCAGTGACCCCCACGAGAGATACAGATTCACCATCCAACCATAAGAATTTAAACCAAGAACACCCTGTATCCCATGCAGCGTCTTTCCCCGAACATAGACCTCAACAGTTTTTATATTCAAAGGGAAAACATGGTACGAGGAACATGAGAGAAGCCTGATCCGAATATGAGTTCATATGGTAGCTGCTTCAACTTAGTTAACAACCAcgatttaaaaaatcacaacctACACACCATATTCTAACATATCCCGTGATAATTTTGTTACGCACGGTCAAATGCAGTGCCACCATCCCAAAAGATAACCTCCTAATCAAAAGGATGTTACTAATCCAGTTTCTATAGCATACAGTATCACCCTATTGCAGATTTCGGATGCGACCCCAATCAGTTTGAGAAACCCCAGGTCAGGAGTTAGGATAACAAGACAAGAACTGAAAACCAAAGTATAACAGCATTTGTAAGGAAACCAGATTTAACCTCGAGCTTACAAAAGTGAATAATGTTTCTTGGAGTGTAAATGAACAATTAGATAAACAATCTTGAGATGAAATTGCAGATAGCCTACCTAACAAAAATCAACACAGACTTCTCAGATAAAATGGTTGATTCCCCAAACTTGACAATACATTACTATAGGTCAACACCTATGAGGATTAATGGTTTTGGGCCGTGAATTCACCCAGCAGACAGAAATCAGAGGATCTGAGCAGCTGTATTCAACTTCTCTGCTAAGCTGAGCTGTGTCCTAGTGATGCTTGACAGATACAGCAAGAGTAAATGGTCCTGTGGGAACAGAGAAGGCAGAAGCAAACAGAGAAAGATGAAATGATATATAAAGCAGAAAATCAATCACAATGCAGCAGAGTAATATGCCAACAAATtgtcattaaaaatatcaaatcaattgtCATTACAAAGAAGAAAACTACTCACAACAAATGATTTAAGACCTAcatttgaaaacaaagaaatgaaGCCTAAATTCTAATCATATGATGTAGTTATGAATGATAACACTCCTGCAATCATTTGAAACTTCATTCCTAGCTACAATCATATGAAAATAACATTATCTTACCTGCACATTGTCATTTACAAGCTTATCAAACACTGGTGGTGAAAGTTTGGGAAGGGAGGCGACTGTGTCTGATATAAAACGTCCTATGTTATTATCTGGTGCGGTGTGCCCTTCCTAAGAAGAGAACTGATTATTAGCTTAAACGATAAGGAGGTTAGAACAAATTGCAAAGGGAGGGTCATCTTACTCACCACCACATCATCAACATATTTGTACACATCATCAATTAGAGCTAGTAGCCGTTGCATGGAGATTTCCATCCCTTCCAAATCACTTGGAATTTTGTCAACCATTGTAGTCTTCAAAACATCAACTGCAGTTATGATATAGATAAAACTTCAGATGCAGATAAATCTAATATATGCCCATCAAAAGAAAGGAATTCAACCACCATTCCACAAACAGAATTCCAGATGTTAAACAACCACAACAAACCGAATTTTGACAGGGCATCAAGAAATAACAACAGCAGGTGACACGTTTTTATGCAAAAGATGCAATGCAGAGCTTCATGAAATTCGAATTTGGTAgtttttccaaaaataattataaacaagCCATGATCAGAGTTGATTGTTTCATGGAGATAGCCAGCACGGTAAGATATAGAATCATTGTTTCAAACAAAAGGGAACTCTGTCCCatggaaagagaaaaagaatagGGTGGGAAAATTTGAAGTTTACAGACCTATTACCAGCTAGGCCCTTGAGATGGAGTTGATAGCATTGCTTCCTTTCattaaatgaaatctaaaaatttatgaCAATTAACTCCTTGGACAAAATCCATTCACGCCAATCCTCTTCACCCCACTCCATCCacccaacaaaaagaaagaaattaaagactcAAAGGACTGTTTCAGAATGTTTCACCAAACGGTCAGAATTAACAGCCTAACCTATCATTGTCTCCCTTAAAAAGAAATGTGATAGCAGAAGTGTGTGTATGGGAACCTGTTTGTCTTGGCATGTGCACAGTAagacaacaaaacaagaaacagaGAACGCCACCCAACAAAGATTTTACTAGGAAAGAAGAATTCATGATATATACATACATCCAATGCGCTCAGCTTCAACCATTCGAAGATCAAGAGGAACTTCTTGAAATTGTGCCGCAAGCGGACGGTCTCCAAGAGACAGATTCACAGAAACATAAGCCTTTATGGTACCCTCCCCATTACTGAATCCTGTATCCACCGTCAGATGAATAGGGTTCGGGACTTCTCTGGAATAGAAATCATGAATCAAAGCACTACCGCCAGTAACTCCTAACCCAGTTGAATACCTGCATGCAATTACATAAGCACAAcacgacaaattaattaattccaaaacaaaaaacccatTCCCTCCTCATCAACAGCATTGGATATTGAAAGCTCCAGCATATAATAGTagagcaaaataaaatttgaacaatCCAATAAACACTACACTATTGCAACACATTCAAAacctttaaagttttttttcaaacaataacTTGCACTAACAATAATGAAATCAGTGAGGATGAGAATTACCATCCAACAATAACTTCCTTAGGATTCACTTTTTGATGAGACAGCAGCAAGTTATGATGGTAATCGATATCCAAAGCCACCTGCATccattttataaacaaaaaccaaCACAATTATTACCACGGGAAATAAAAGACTAGGattggaaaaaaacaattacaagtaACCTTCTGACATATTTCTTGATTACATTTTTGCCAAgacaatagaaaaatagaaaaaaatctgagaagagatATTTGAAAACCTGTTCGGAGGATTCATTATGAGGGACGGCATAAGAGTTGCGGATATCAACGGTGCCATCGGGCAAGACGGAGCCAAGGAGAGTGCCAATGACGCGCTCAGCTTGGTCAGGCCGCCTAACGTAGCAATCGCAGATGTTGAAGATGACAAGAGGGTGAACCTTCGCGGAGAgggtcgatgaagatgatggtgcGAATTGAAGGACTGTTTGCTGCTCGATCGCCGCCATTCTCCGATCTCGATTTGAGGCAAAGAGAGGCCGAGAGAGAGGATAGAGAAAGCGGGCGTGAGCGATTAGGGTTTTTGGGAAGGATGGAATTTGAGGGTTGGTTCaggttttgtttggatttttgttgggcTCACATTGGTCTGGCCCAATGAAAGAATGTTGTGGGCTTCgtggaataaaagaaaaatgttaagctttttttaattgatattttttttattttcaacctacattaaacatgaatttaaaaataaaaataaaaatatattaattcaatatatttttaattacaaaatattttaaaaaacaactactaatataatataaaatggaCTCTTTGTCtcacatgtttttattttactccTTTTCAAGTTCAAGTTGATGGTTTCCAAaggaaattattattgttaatattatttaagaatgaAAATAGTTGATTGTCCGGTGTGTAAAAATGGACGACATGTAAATAATGTTTTCTAACATTAAAACTATGTTACTGGGAGCATGTGATATGATACGTGAGTTTATCGTATTTGGTATTTAGcgtttcttgttttctttttctttgtctttttttctttctttttttttcattgtttcacAAGCAcaagatacacacacacaccaggCTTCCTGTTAGGCCTATTGGTTTGCACACTAAAGACAAAAATATTGTTGTTTGATGCAAAATACTCATGTTGAAAGTCTCAACAAATTATTTCCGTGTATTTTACTGATAAAGAAAAAGCAACAAACTATACGACAATGAGGGGTGGTTAACAAACAGTTTGTTTCAatgatgtaaaaatatttttaaaaatatttaaatatttttttatattattttaatgtgctgatgttaaaaattaatttaaaaaatattgttttaatttatttataagtaaaataaactttaaaaattaatcatttttacCATATTTAGACTAAATAGACTCTAAGTCATAATTTATAGATTTATAAGAAGGGGGGGCTAGGATTGATAGGGTTTACTTTTTATAATGGTAGgagataaaacttttttttttcattgtcgaTCTTTTTCGatataaaaataagtaaataataaaaaacattaaaaaattgtcTATCAGAagcaaacataataaaaattacaggtggaatttaatttaattttacatatgatttaaatttaattgataacttattataatttttatctttaaaataaaattttaaattatataattgagTTCAATTAAGTTTAATTCTTCTGTTTggaatatctataaaaaaaaatcaaatggacaatatttactatttaaaaattaaatataaaaagctaaaaaccTGCATTTTCTAGTACCAGAAACTCATGCGATTCTGTTTGATAACATGATCTGACTCGTAGAAACAGAACAGCTCTAGAAACTTGTTGCTCTTGCAAGTGCTTCGCCTCAATTTATGTTGTGTTGTGCCAGTGCGACGAGTACCATGGATCGAAGACATGCATGACATGTTTATTACTATCATGAAAATGCTTAAATAAACAAGGGGATGCTTGTTAACCTGTTTGTGACAGCTGAAACTCTTGGTTAACACGTAGtagaaaagttaatttaaactcgtaaattattattttatattctcaTCTTTGCACTTCTCATATGTCgcctatttttattgtttataaaaaaaattatatatacattttttcaatgcatttttatagtttaaaaaatccaagttcgtgttaaaaaatttatgcatatatataatcaaataaatcaagaattttatatgcaaataaataaataaaaaatcattaatgatatttaaaaataaaacttgaaaaaccaAGAGACAAGTGTAgagtaaaatatttaatattaaaaaacatgatatttatctggttgtgtttgttaaatttatttattaaaatatttttttacttgagcaaataataatagaaatagagacacaaattaaattgatcaaataaaataagagggGAAAAAACATCATGCAATgctacacatattaaaaatattatctaaacattattttttattttaaaaaataaaattcattcatgcaaaagaaaaaaaaattaatatgaatcaaaaaaatcttcaaaattaaattcataacaaaaaaaatatttgtcattTTAAAAACGCTCtccaaacaaaatgaaaaggaaaaaaacactagtttaaatataaatttaaaaaatagagaaaaaacattaaaaaaatcattcattaaaaaaaaagtattagaaaaataaagcaaCGGTTGGACGCTACCGAGCCTGGCAAGCAAGCTAGTCTGTTTGacccaattttttaaaagcctATATAATAGGGcccttaaagttttttatttgcaattatGACATGTTGTTcactccattttgttttttttttaaaaaaaatatatgacgCGTCATATGATTTGTCCAGATTCTGACCGTTGTgatgattgaaaaattaaggcttgagtttttttattagaaaactcattttgatccaaaacacctataaaaacaTCGTTGGAACCATGATAAACCTATATATAGCATAAAAccccctaaaaaataaaatcaacctaaatccaaaaataaaactcGAGCTCAAATATGTTTATTCACAtactttaaaggtaaaaaaacacataatatgaACCCTTCTCATCAAATGAAATGATTTGACACTAACATCGTCAATTTTGATATCGTAAATCGATGTCAGcgatacttttatttatttattgtcagAATTCAATAACCTCTATCTTGTCTTTTAGCtaggaattaaaaaataataaaattaattttttttactaatattgaattagaaaaattttGAGTTACTGAAACtgtataatttatatgatttttaaagtttttaaatgagtctataaaaaatatagataaaaaaacagtGATGAATAAATGATTTGTAAGATGATAAGAAtacaaagcattaaaaaaaaaacacatgttttctaaaatagaaaattacaAATCTGCCGCTGCTATAGTAACTGTTACACTAgccaatttaaagaaaatttcaattgtGCTATTTCTACCGTGAAATGAGTTTATTTTAGTGTATGGTATTGTTTGAGAATGCAGTACaggttatattttataagattttatttatatttgtttaattttatttatgtttttagatttttttattatgttaatattaaagttattttttaaaaaataaaaaaatattatttttatataaaaaatacttttaaaaaataattatgattaccACGTTCATAAATAACCTTAAATGACCTTCCCTGACACTCTCGTATAAAGATatctaatttcaatttaattgttTCGACGCGGGTGCGTTCCTAGTAAATCCAATATTCACATCTACCAATAATGCATTTGGACTATTATTAACAAAGCTTAAAAGACCTTAGCTCAAtccaaaaaattcaacaaagccAAAAAATAATTGTACAGATCTAGGTTCCAGCTTTAAAAGAGAAGCTATAcggtttttttagataaaaaagagaggtatttctataataatatttttttagttagaaTTATTACATGAGAAAAGAGGGTATATGCTCTTAGTTCTCTTTACT
This window contains:
- the LOC133695874 gene encoding eukaryotic translation initiation factor 3 subunit F-like, translated to MAAIEQQTVLQFAPSSSSTLSAKVHPLVIFNICDCYVRRPDQAERVIGTLLGSVLPDGTVDIRNSYAVPHNESSEQVALDIDYHHNLLLSHQKVNPKEVIVGWYSTGLGVTGGSALIHDFYSREVPNPIHLTVDTGFSNGEGTIKAYVSVNLSLGDRPLAAQFQEVPLDLRMVEAERIGFDVLKTTMVDKIPSDLEGMEISMQRLLALIDDVYKYVDDVVEGHTAPDNNIGRFISDTVASLPKLSPPVFDKLVNDNVQDHLLLLYLSSITRTQLSLAEKLNTAAQIL